In Sordaria macrospora chromosome 5, complete sequence, a single window of DNA contains:
- a CDS encoding 40S ribosomal protein eS6 translates to MKLNISYPANGSQKLIEVEDERKLRHFIEKRMGAEVPADPLGDEWKGYILRITGGNDKQGFPMKQGVIAPNRVRLLLSDGHSCYRARRSGERKRKSVRGCIVGSDLSVLALAIVKQGEQDIPGLTDTVHPKRLGPKRATKIRRFFGLSKDDDVRKYVIRREVQPKGEGKKAYTKAPKIQRLVTPQRLQHKRHRLALKRRQAEKVKEEASEYAQVLAKRIAEAKVQKADARKRRASSMRK, encoded by the exons ATGAAG CTGAACATTTCGTACCCTGCGAACGGCTCGCAGAAGCTgatcgaggtcgaggatgagcGCAAGCTCCGCCACTTCATCGA GAAGCGC ATGGGCGCTGAGGTCCCCGCCGACCCCCTTGGTGATGAGTGGAAGGGCTACATCCTCCGCATCACCGGCGGTAACGACAAGCAGGGTTTCCCCATGAAGCAGGGTGTCATTGCCCCCAACCGTgtccgcctccttctctctgACGGCCACTCCTGCTACCGTGCCCGCCGCTCCGGTGAGCGCAAGAGAAAGTCCGTCCGCGGTTGCATCGTCGGCTCTGATCTCTCcgtccttgccctcgccatcgtcaagcAGGGCGAGCAGGACATCCCCGGCCTCACCGACACCGTCCACCCCAAGCGTCTCGGCCCCAAGCGCGCCACCAAGATCCGCCGCTTCTTCGGCCTCAGCAAGGATGACGAT GTCCGCAAGTACGTCATTCGCCGCGAGGTCCAGCCCAAGGGtgagggcaagaaggcctACACCAAGGCCcccaagatccagcgccTCGTCACTCCCCAGCGCCTCCAGCACAAGAGACACCGTCTCGCTCTCAAGCGCCGCCAGGCcgagaaggtcaaggaggaggct TCTGAGTACGCTCAGGTCCTCGCCAAGCGCATCGCTGAGGCCAAGGTCCAGAAGGCCGATGCCCGCAAGCGTCGCGCCTCCTCCATGCGCAAGTAA